A stretch of the Salvelinus fontinalis isolate EN_2023a chromosome 22, ASM2944872v1, whole genome shotgun sequence genome encodes the following:
- the LOC129820328 gene encoding protein lin-28 homolog A-like, giving the protein MAEGGCAKTEEEEATGSEEDLGSSRGSGVCKWFNVRMGFGFLSMTNRDGTPLEETVDVFVHQSKLHMEGFRSLKEGEAVEFTFKKSSKGLESVTVTGPGGAQCVGCEKTPKGQQKRRSKGDRCYNCGGPEHHAKECQLPPQPKKCHCCQSISHMVANCPIKAQQSSPGSQGIASSLRDEKVEQSHAPLLPRESSD; this is encoded by the exons ATGGCAGAAG GGGGCTGTGCAAAGACCGAAGAGGAAGAAGCCACGGGCTCAGAGGAGGATCTGGGTTCGTCTCGTGGCAGCGGCGTGTGTAAATGGTTCAACGTCCGGATGGGTTTCGGGTTCCTGTCGATGACCAACCGAGATGGGACTCCGCTCGAGGAGACTGTCGATGTATTCGTTCATCAG AGCAAGCTGCACATGGAGGGCTTCCGCAGCCTGAAGGAGGGCGAGGCGGTGGAGTTTACCTTCAAGAAGTCGTCTAAAGGCCTAGAGTCTGTCACGGTGACGGGGCCAGGGGGAGCACAGTGTGTGGGCTGTGAGAAGACACCTAAGGGGCAACAGAAACGGCGCTCCAAGGGGGACAG ATGCTACAACTGTGGAGGACCTGAACACCATGCCAAAGAATGCCAGCTACCTCCTCAGCCCAAGAAGTGCCATTGCTGCCAGAGCATCAGCCACATGGTGGCCAACTGTCCAATCAAAGCACAGCAGTCCTCCCCTGGCTCTCAGGGAATAGCATCATCATTGAGGGATGAGAAAGTGGAGCAGAGCCACGCCCCCTTACTCCCCAGGGAGAGTTCTGATTGA